In Caldilineales bacterium, the following proteins share a genomic window:
- a CDS encoding type II toxin-antitoxin system RelE/ParE family toxin → MRSYTLYVWTSALAELKQLPGNVRQVIRRAIDDLADDPRPSTSKALRRVNGAREWRRLSLGRWRVIYLVYEVDKAVEVLAVRRRPPYDYGDLEQMARLLT, encoded by the coding sequence GTGAGATCGTACACCCTCTATGTTTGGACTTCTGCCCTTGCAGAACTCAAACAACTACCTGGGAATGTGCGTCAGGTCATCCGTAGAGCGATCGACGATTTGGCTGATGATCCCAGACCATCGACGAGCAAGGCTTTGAGGAGGGTGAACGGGGCGCGTGAATGGCGACGACTCAGTCTTGGGCGGTGGCGCGTGATCTATCTGGTGTACGAAGTGGACAAAGCAGTGGAAGTTCTCGCTGTGCGACGACGACCTCCTTATGATTATGGCGATCTTGAGCAGATGGCACGGTTGTTGACTTAG